A region from the Achromobacter seleniivolatilans genome encodes:
- the asnB gene encoding asparagine synthase (glutamine-hydrolyzing) gives MCGIVGIWGPVGNKERVLAESCRRIRHRGPDSNGFWEDPEAELALAHVRLAILDLTEAGHQPMTSACGRFVMVFNGEVYNHLDIRKQLEQSALAPSWRGHSDTETLLAGFTALGIEATLQAAVGMFAIALWDRASRKLVLARDRMGEKPLYYGYSGAELVFASELKGLMPIPGFGRDLNRNALASFMRHNYIPAPQSIYEGIAKLPPGTWVEFTADDTRSRRMPQPRVYWSAREAADTAARSPLSFQSDAEATEALEGVLAKAVGGQMLADVSLGAFLSGGIDSSTIVALMQAQSSKPVRTFAIGFHEKGYDEAQHAKAVATHLGTDHTELYVTAADALAVVPSLADMYDEPFADSSQIPTSLVTRMARQHVTVALSGDGGDELFGGYSRYFRVNNWWQQCERFPALLRKPAGALLSASTHLPGRGAWRGKVGKLGELLRADTRGEFYRHFVSYWADPTSVVKGGVEPVSEFAQDMQGTTFEAMMKLDTVTYLPDDILVKVDRAAMAVSLETRVPLIDHRVYEFAWSLPHQYKVRGNTGKWLLRQVLHRHVPQALVDRPKRGFAVPLAAWLRGPLREWADALLDPARLRQEGWFEPEPILRKWREHTSGHRNWDSHLWGVLMMQAWLDRYRTGADQGGTIGSL, from the coding sequence ATGTGTGGAATAGTCGGAATTTGGGGCCCGGTCGGGAATAAGGAACGCGTACTGGCGGAAAGCTGCCGGCGCATCCGTCACCGCGGGCCGGACAGCAACGGCTTCTGGGAAGATCCAGAGGCCGAGCTGGCGCTGGCGCACGTCCGTCTGGCGATCCTGGACTTGACTGAAGCCGGTCATCAGCCCATGACGTCCGCTTGCGGCCGCTTCGTGATGGTGTTCAACGGCGAGGTCTATAACCATCTGGACATCCGTAAGCAGCTTGAGCAATCGGCGCTGGCGCCGTCCTGGCGCGGGCACTCAGACACTGAAACGCTGCTGGCGGGCTTTACTGCGTTGGGCATTGAAGCCACGTTGCAGGCGGCCGTTGGCATGTTCGCCATTGCCCTGTGGGACCGCGCATCGCGCAAGCTGGTGCTGGCACGCGATCGCATGGGTGAAAAGCCGCTGTACTACGGCTATTCAGGCGCCGAGCTGGTGTTTGCGTCAGAGCTTAAGGGTCTGATGCCCATACCAGGATTCGGCCGTGACTTGAATCGCAATGCGTTGGCGTCGTTCATGCGCCACAACTACATTCCGGCGCCGCAGTCCATCTACGAAGGCATTGCCAAGCTGCCTCCGGGCACCTGGGTGGAATTCACGGCCGACGACACCCGTAGCCGCCGCATGCCCCAGCCGCGTGTGTACTGGTCGGCACGCGAAGCCGCCGACACCGCCGCGCGATCACCTCTGTCATTCCAGTCCGATGCCGAAGCAACAGAGGCGCTGGAAGGCGTGCTGGCCAAGGCGGTTGGCGGACAGATGCTCGCAGACGTGAGCCTTGGCGCGTTCCTGTCGGGCGGTATCGACTCGTCGACGATTGTCGCGTTGATGCAGGCGCAAAGCTCGAAGCCGGTCCGCACGTTTGCAATCGGTTTTCACGAGAAGGGCTACGACGAGGCCCAGCACGCCAAAGCTGTGGCCACGCACCTGGGCACGGATCACACCGAGTTGTACGTGACCGCCGCTGATGCGCTGGCCGTGGTGCCGTCCCTGGCGGATATGTACGACGAACCCTTTGCCGATTCGTCGCAGATTCCAACGTCGCTGGTAACACGCATGGCGCGTCAACACGTCACCGTGGCCTTGTCCGGCGACGGTGGCGATGAACTCTTCGGCGGTTACTCACGCTACTTCCGCGTGAACAACTGGTGGCAGCAATGCGAGCGCTTCCCTGCGTTGCTGCGCAAGCCCGCGGGCGCCTTGCTCAGCGCGTCCACCCATCTGCCTGGACGCGGCGCCTGGCGCGGCAAAGTCGGCAAACTGGGTGAGCTGTTGCGCGCCGATACGCGGGGCGAGTTCTACCGCCACTTCGTGTCGTATTGGGCTGATCCGACTTCGGTAGTGAAGGGCGGGGTCGAGCCGGTTTCTGAATTTGCGCAAGACATGCAGGGCACCACATTCGAAGCCATGATGAAGCTGGATACGGTGACCTACCTGCCCGACGACATCCTGGTCAAGGTGGACCGCGCGGCCATGGCCGTCAGTTTGGAAACGCGTGTGCCGCTGATTGATCACCGAGTCTATGAATTCGCCTGGAGCCTGCCGCACCAGTACAAGGTGCGAGGCAATACGGGCAAATGGCTGCTGCGTCAGGTGCTGCATCGCCATGTGCCGCAGGCACTGGTCGATCGGCCCAAGCGCGGGTTTGCCGTGCCGCTGGCCGCGTGGTTGCGCGGCCCGCTGCGGGAATGGGCCGATGCGTTGCTGGACCCGGCGCGCTTGCGCCAGGAAGGCTGGTTTGAACCGGAACCCATCCTGCGCAAGTGGCGCGAACACACGTCCGGCCATCGCAACTGGGACAGCCATCTGTGGGGCGTACTCATGATGCAAGCCTGGCTGGATCGTTATCGCACCGGGGCAGATCAAGGGGGAACGATTGGGAGTCTTTGA
- the murJ gene encoding murein biosynthesis integral membrane protein MurJ, with protein MKALIRKLGNIHPDHQRIFKGAFRVAVFLLLGKAAGAIKEMAVAYRYGVSDAVDAYQFTMTMATWLPVTIVGVLSVVLIPVLVRLRRADNVERDQFIRELQGWVAAAGIALAIITWFAWPYVVDALGKGLPARVREMTGDLLIAFAPVSALLLIAGISAARLRSHERHVNTLLDSVPAVATLAWVMLAVSADGVGPLLWGTLVGYAIQTVWLAWLAARADGGFWGAPRLTLQSPHWPELMSAAGVMLIGQVAMSFVGPLDQYAAANLGANANATLGYASRLLSLILGIGAVSVGRAALPVLADVQARGDTARARAMALKWSVLMVGAGAVAVAIGWVLAPWGVSVLFQRGAFTAENTQAVAHVLRWGLLQLPFYFGVLILVQLLASQNRYRIMAAIAVANFALKAALNTVLAPKMGAAGIMLATSLMYVLSFACYLVVALRKAEPKEAD; from the coding sequence TTGAAAGCGCTTATCCGAAAACTCGGCAACATCCACCCGGACCATCAGCGCATCTTCAAAGGCGCGTTCCGGGTGGCGGTGTTCTTGTTGTTGGGCAAGGCCGCAGGCGCCATCAAAGAGATGGCGGTGGCGTATCGCTATGGCGTCAGCGACGCCGTGGACGCCTACCAGTTCACGATGACCATGGCGACATGGCTGCCGGTCACGATCGTGGGCGTGCTGTCGGTGGTCTTGATTCCGGTGCTGGTGCGGCTGCGCCGCGCGGACAACGTCGAACGCGACCAATTCATCCGGGAACTGCAAGGCTGGGTGGCTGCGGCGGGTATCGCGCTGGCCATCATTACCTGGTTCGCCTGGCCGTATGTGGTGGATGCGCTAGGCAAGGGGTTGCCAGCTCGCGTGCGCGAAATGACGGGCGACCTGCTCATTGCGTTCGCTCCTGTGTCGGCATTGCTGCTGATTGCCGGTATCAGCGCTGCGCGCCTGCGTTCGCATGAGCGCCACGTCAACACCTTGCTCGATAGCGTGCCCGCAGTGGCGACACTGGCTTGGGTCATGCTGGCCGTCAGTGCCGATGGCGTGGGCCCGCTGCTTTGGGGCACGCTGGTAGGTTATGCCATTCAGACCGTCTGGCTGGCATGGCTGGCAGCGCGGGCCGATGGCGGGTTCTGGGGCGCACCGCGCCTGACCTTGCAATCGCCCCATTGGCCTGAATTGATGAGCGCGGCCGGTGTGATGTTGATCGGCCAGGTGGCGATGAGTTTTGTTGGTCCGCTGGATCAATACGCCGCCGCCAATCTGGGGGCAAATGCCAACGCAACGCTAGGCTACGCCAGCCGGCTGCTGTCCCTGATACTGGGCATTGGCGCCGTGTCAGTGGGGCGTGCTGCATTGCCCGTCCTGGCCGATGTGCAGGCTCGTGGCGACACCGCGCGCGCGCGGGCAATGGCGCTGAAATGGTCGGTACTGATGGTAGGTGCCGGCGCCGTGGCGGTGGCGATTGGCTGGGTGCTGGCGCCGTGGGGCGTTTCCGTACTGTTCCAGCGCGGCGCCTTCACTGCTGAAAACACGCAGGCCGTCGCACATGTGCTGCGCTGGGGGCTGCTGCAATTGCCGTTCTATTTTGGCGTGCTGATTCTGGTGCAATTGCTGGCCAGCCAGAACCGCTACCGCATCATGGCCGCCATCGCAGTTGCCAACTTTGCGTTGAAGGCTGCGTTGAATACCGTGCTGGCGCCTAAGATGGGCGCGGCCGGCATCATGTTGGCAACGAGCCTGATGTATGTGTTGTCTTTCGCCTGCTATCTGGTGGTGGCATTGCGCAAGGCGGAACCCAAAGAGGCCGATTGA
- a CDS encoding SDR family oxidoreductase has protein sequence MTTRFDAIKQELTAEPRKWLVTGCAGFIGSNLLETLLKLGQSVTGLDNFSTGYQRNLDEVRASVSPEEWARFTFVKGDIRDLDACQRAVQDVDFVLHQAALGSVPRSLQDPITTNDVNIGGYLNMLVAARDAGVKSFVYAASSSTYGDHPALPKVEENIGNPLSPYAVTKYVNELYASVFARSYGFQTVGLRYFNVFGKRQDPDGAYAAVIPKWTAAMIQGQDVTINGDGETSRDFCFVDNAVQANILAAMAPPEARDQVYNVAVSGRSTLNELFDFLVQALGNQSVNYGKKPVYADFRAGDVRHSQADVSKAGRLLGYEPTHSVLQGLEVAMPWYTQFLR, from the coding sequence ATGACTACTCGCTTTGACGCTATCAAGCAGGAACTGACGGCCGAGCCGCGTAAGTGGCTCGTGACCGGCTGCGCCGGCTTCATCGGTTCGAATCTGCTGGAAACCCTTCTGAAGTTGGGCCAGTCCGTCACCGGTCTGGATAATTTCTCCACTGGTTATCAACGCAATCTGGACGAAGTGCGCGCATCGGTGTCGCCCGAAGAATGGGCACGCTTCACCTTCGTAAAGGGCGATATCCGCGATCTGGACGCTTGCCAGCGCGCAGTGCAGGACGTGGATTTCGTGTTGCATCAGGCCGCGCTGGGTTCGGTGCCGCGTTCGCTGCAAGATCCGATCACCACCAATGACGTGAATATCGGTGGTTACCTGAACATGCTGGTTGCCGCGCGCGATGCTGGCGTGAAGTCCTTCGTGTACGCGGCCTCCAGTTCCACTTACGGTGACCATCCTGCGTTGCCCAAGGTTGAAGAGAACATCGGCAATCCCTTGTCGCCGTACGCCGTGACCAAGTACGTAAACGAGCTGTATGCAAGCGTGTTTGCCAGGTCGTATGGTTTCCAGACCGTCGGCCTGCGCTACTTCAACGTGTTCGGCAAGCGTCAGGACCCGGACGGCGCCTATGCTGCCGTGATCCCGAAGTGGACCGCCGCAATGATCCAGGGCCAGGACGTCACCATCAATGGCGACGGCGAAACCAGCCGCGACTTCTGCTTTGTGGATAACGCGGTGCAGGCCAATATTCTGGCCGCGATGGCGCCGCCGGAAGCGCGCGATCAGGTCTACAACGTGGCCGTCAGCGGCCGCAGCACCTTGAACGAACTGTTTGATTTCCTGGTGCAAGCGCTGGGCAACCAGAGCGTGAACTATGGCAAGAAACCGGTCTATGCCGATTTCCGCGCGGGCGATGTGCGCCATTCGCAGGCAGACGTCAGCAAGGCTGGCCGTCTGCTGGGCTACGAGCCCACGCATTCGGTGCTGCAAGGCCTGGAAGTAGCCATGCCCTGGTACACGCAATTCCTGCGTTGA
- a CDS encoding OsmC family protein, with product MECTIDWGGPNGMLFTASTGSGHVAVMDGAVDGGGHNLAPRPMEMLLAGTGGCTAYDVVLILKRGRHAVTGCSVKLHADRADADPKVFTRIHFAFTVTGRNLPQAAVERAVQLSHEKYCSASAMLEKTAALTFSVEIVDTQEAPPAA from the coding sequence ATGGAATGCACGATCGACTGGGGCGGCCCCAACGGCATGCTCTTCACGGCAAGCACGGGTAGCGGCCACGTGGCCGTCATGGATGGCGCCGTTGACGGCGGCGGACACAATCTGGCTCCCCGCCCGATGGAAATGCTGCTGGCCGGCACTGGCGGTTGCACCGCCTATGACGTGGTGCTGATTCTGAAGCGCGGCCGCCATGCGGTCACCGGTTGCAGCGTCAAGCTGCACGCCGATCGCGCCGATGCAGACCCCAAGGTCTTTACGCGTATCCACTTCGCCTTCACGGTCACGGGCCGCAACCTGCCGCAGGCTGCGGTGGAACGCGCCGTACAGCTATCGCACGAGAAATACTGCTCGGCGTCGGCCATGCTGGAGAAAACCGCGGCACTGACTTTCTCGGTCGAGATCGTTGATACGCAAGAAGCGCCGCCCGCCGCCTGA
- a CDS encoding MraY family glycosyltransferase, producing the protein MTWLYICVVAFTVGGLIVASERWHGAFTGDSDLNKPQANHSRATPRVGGLAVLAGTLAGLLVLGPSNMTLTWLWPALFVAALPVFVAGLLEDITKDIGASKRLLAAFLSAAIAWWLLGGVSRVGMAPVDYVLSFWPVSLLFTMFAVGGCTHALNIVDGMNGLAGMVATLMAVSISLVALQVGDVPIFLVAAALASATLGFLVWNFPFGRVFLGDGGAYFLGFMLAELAVLLVVRNPSVSPFYALAVLFYPVFETGFSIWRRRFKRGVPVDQPDALHLHQLVFRRLVRVTFSRGRRHAVPALCNALASPYMWVLALIGLVPATIWWDNPWALSASLVVFASVYIWLYARLVSWRRPGWLLLPSVLRTSD; encoded by the coding sequence GTGACCTGGCTGTATATCTGCGTGGTCGCGTTCACGGTGGGGGGACTCATCGTTGCGTCAGAGCGCTGGCACGGCGCTTTCACCGGCGATAGCGACCTTAATAAACCCCAAGCCAACCATTCCCGCGCTACGCCTCGCGTCGGCGGATTGGCCGTGCTCGCCGGTACGCTCGCTGGCCTGCTGGTGCTTGGCCCCAGCAACATGACGCTGACGTGGCTGTGGCCCGCGCTGTTTGTCGCCGCTTTGCCCGTGTTCGTCGCTGGCTTGCTGGAAGACATCACCAAAGACATTGGCGCCAGCAAGCGTTTGCTGGCTGCCTTTCTATCAGCGGCAATTGCTTGGTGGTTGCTGGGCGGTGTCAGCCGCGTCGGTATGGCGCCGGTGGATTATGTGTTGTCGTTCTGGCCCGTTTCGCTGTTGTTCACCATGTTCGCGGTGGGCGGCTGTACTCATGCCCTGAACATCGTTGACGGCATGAATGGCCTGGCCGGTATGGTTGCGACGCTGATGGCTGTGTCGATCAGCCTGGTTGCGCTGCAAGTCGGCGATGTGCCGATTTTCCTGGTGGCGGCTGCGCTGGCGTCTGCAACGCTGGGTTTTCTGGTCTGGAATTTTCCGTTCGGCCGGGTTTTCCTGGGCGATGGCGGCGCGTACTTCCTGGGCTTCATGCTGGCTGAATTGGCCGTGTTGCTGGTGGTGCGCAATCCGTCGGTGTCGCCGTTCTATGCCCTGGCCGTGTTGTTCTACCCCGTATTTGAAACGGGCTTTTCGATCTGGCGCCGCCGCTTCAAGCGTGGCGTACCCGTTGATCAGCCCGATGCCCTGCACTTGCACCAACTGGTCTTCCGCCGCCTGGTGCGCGTGACGTTCAGCCGCGGCCGGCGTCATGCCGTGCCGGCGCTGTGCAATGCGCTGGCTTCACCGTACATGTGGGTGCTGGCGCTGATCGGTCTGGTGCCCGCCACCATCTGGTGGGACAACCCTTGGGCGCTCAGCGCCAGCTTGGTCGTATTTGCCAGCGTCTATATCTGGCTGTATGCGAGGCTGGTGTCCTGGCGGCGTCCGGGATGGCTTCTGTTGCCATCCGTCTTGCGAACCTCCGATTAG
- the tviB gene encoding Vi polysaccharide biosynthesis UDP-N-acetylglucosamine C-6 dehydrogenase TviB: MLRIQDVKLAVVGLGYVGLPLAVEFGKKRSVIGFDINTRRIDALRAGHDHTLEVSDAELTEAAHLTYTADRAELGEANVFIVTVPTPIDEYKQPDLTPLVKASETIGAVLKRGDIVIYESTVYPGATEEDCVPVLERVSGLKFNVDFYAGYSPERINPGDKDHRVSTIKKVTSGSTPEIAELVDQLYKQIITAGTHKASSIRVAEAAKVIENTQRDVNIALINELALIFNKMGIDTEAVLQAAGTKWNFLPFRPGLVGGHCIGVDPYYLTHKAQSIGYHPEIILAGRRLNDSMGGYVVSQLVKAMTKRRIHVQGARVLVMGLAFKENCPDLRNTRIVDIVRELGDYNVDVDVYDPWVDAEEAVHEYGLTPIAKPEEGKYDAVILAVAHNQFKAMGAEGIRKLGKAQHILYDLKYVLSSAESDLRL, from the coding sequence ATGTTGCGAATTCAAGATGTCAAACTTGCGGTTGTTGGCCTTGGCTACGTCGGTCTGCCCCTGGCGGTAGAGTTCGGCAAGAAGCGCTCGGTCATCGGTTTCGATATCAATACGCGCCGTATTGACGCGCTTCGCGCGGGTCATGACCACACGCTGGAAGTCAGCGATGCCGAGCTCACTGAAGCTGCACACCTGACCTACACCGCTGACCGCGCCGAACTGGGCGAAGCCAATGTGTTCATCGTGACGGTGCCCACGCCCATCGACGAATACAAGCAGCCGGATCTGACGCCGCTGGTCAAGGCCAGCGAAACGATTGGCGCGGTGCTCAAGCGCGGCGACATCGTTATTTATGAGTCCACCGTTTACCCGGGCGCCACCGAAGAAGATTGCGTGCCGGTGCTGGAACGTGTGTCCGGCCTGAAGTTCAATGTGGACTTCTACGCGGGCTACAGCCCCGAACGCATCAACCCGGGCGACAAGGATCACCGCGTCAGCACGATCAAGAAGGTCACTTCCGGCTCCACGCCCGAAATCGCTGAACTGGTCGACCAGCTGTACAAGCAGATCATCACCGCGGGCACGCACAAGGCGTCCAGCATCCGGGTCGCCGAAGCCGCCAAGGTGATCGAGAACACGCAGCGCGACGTGAACATCGCGCTGATCAATGAACTGGCCCTGATCTTCAACAAGATGGGCATCGATACCGAAGCCGTGCTGCAAGCCGCCGGCACCAAGTGGAACTTCCTGCCGTTCCGTCCGGGCCTGGTGGGCGGTCACTGCATTGGCGTTGACCCGTATTACCTGACCCACAAGGCGCAATCGATTGGCTACCATCCCGAGATCATCCTGGCGGGCCGCCGCCTGAATGACTCGATGGGCGGGTATGTCGTGTCGCAACTGGTCAAGGCGATGACCAAGCGCCGCATCCATGTTCAGGGCGCGCGCGTCCTCGTCATGGGTCTGGCGTTCAAGGAAAACTGCCCTGATCTGCGCAACACGCGCATTGTCGACATCGTTCGTGAACTGGGCGACTACAACGTTGATGTGGACGTCTATGACCCGTGGGTGGATGCGGAAGAAGCCGTGCATGAATACGGCCTGACTCCGATCGCCAAACCCGAAGAGGGCAAGTACGACGCCGTCATTCTGGCCGTCGCTCACAATCAGTTCAAAGCCATGGGTGCCGAAGGCATCCGCAAGCTGGGCAAGGCGCAACACATTCTGTACGACTTGAAGTACGTGCTGTCGTCCGCTGAGTCCGACCTGCGCCTGTAA
- the coq7 gene encoding 2-polyprenyl-3-methyl-6-methoxy-1,4-benzoquinone monooxygenase — protein sequence MSTALSQSGPVSFLRRANPLDALLAEADRALRVLSGSATAGRPYPATVQEAPDALSLQEKRHAAGLMRVNHVGEICAQALYRGQASVCREPAPRALLLNAASEEVDHLVWCNERLTELGSRPSLLNPVWYAGSFALGVLASYAGVPRNLGFMAETERQVEAHLEEHLRTLPVQDERSRQIVRKMKDDEAEHRASAERAGGVPLPGPVKTAMRAMSKVMTKTAYWI from the coding sequence ATGTCCACCGCCCTGTCTCAATCCGGCCCCGTTTCTTTTCTGCGCCGCGCAAATCCCTTGGATGCCTTGCTGGCCGAAGCGGACCGCGCGCTAAGGGTCTTGTCCGGCAGCGCCACTGCTGGCCGGCCCTATCCGGCAACCGTCCAGGAAGCGCCGGATGCTCTGTCCTTACAGGAAAAACGCCATGCTGCGGGGCTGATGCGTGTCAACCATGTGGGTGAGATCTGCGCGCAGGCGCTGTATCGCGGCCAAGCGTCGGTCTGCCGTGAACCCGCTCCGCGCGCGCTGTTGTTGAACGCTGCTTCCGAGGAAGTCGACCATCTGGTCTGGTGCAACGAACGTTTGACCGAACTGGGCAGCCGCCCTAGTTTGCTGAATCCGGTCTGGTACGCGGGATCTTTCGCGTTGGGCGTATTGGCCAGCTATGCGGGTGTTCCTCGCAATCTGGGGTTCATGGCCGAGACCGAGCGGCAAGTTGAAGCCCATCTGGAAGAACATCTACGCACCTTACCGGTGCAGGACGAACGGTCACGTCAGATCGTGCGGAAGATGAAAGACGACGAAGCCGAGCACCGCGCCAGCGCCGAGCGGGCAGGGGGCGTACCGTTGCCCGGCCCTGTAAAGACGGCCATGAGGGCGATGTCCAAGGTGATGACCAAGACCGCGTATTGGATCTGA
- a CDS encoding thymidylate synthase: MKQYLDLVQSILDTGAWQENRTGIRTLSMPGASLRFDLQKGFPAVTTKKLAFKSAIGEMVGFMRASRSAAEFRELGCKVWDQNANENSQWLANPYREGPDDLGPVYGVQWRQWPAYKMLDASRPAQIADALARGYAQVAELEEGGVPKVLMYKAVDQLRQCLDTIHERPGDRRILFHGWNWAQIEEMALPPCHLLYQFLPNATTREISLCLYIRSNDVGLGTPFNLTEGAALLHLVGRLTGYTPRWFTYFIGDAHIYENHLPMLREQLTREPYESPKLVLSDRIPDFAVTGRYEPEWLEKVEPSDFSLSGYTHHAPLTAAMAV; encoded by the coding sequence ATGAAACAATACCTGGACCTCGTTCAATCCATCCTGGACACCGGCGCGTGGCAGGAAAACCGGACGGGCATACGCACCCTCAGCATGCCGGGCGCTTCGCTGCGCTTTGACCTGCAAAAGGGTTTCCCGGCCGTCACCACCAAAAAGCTGGCGTTCAAGTCAGCCATTGGCGAAATGGTGGGTTTCATGCGCGCCTCGCGCAGTGCTGCCGAGTTCCGCGAACTGGGTTGCAAGGTCTGGGACCAGAACGCGAACGAAAACAGCCAGTGGCTGGCGAATCCGTACCGCGAAGGGCCAGACGATCTGGGCCCGGTGTACGGCGTCCAATGGCGTCAATGGCCGGCGTACAAGATGCTGGACGCCAGCCGCCCGGCGCAGATCGCCGACGCGCTGGCGCGCGGCTATGCCCAGGTGGCCGAGCTGGAAGAAGGCGGCGTGCCGAAGGTGCTGATGTACAAGGCAGTGGATCAATTGCGCCAGTGCCTGGACACCATCCACGAACGTCCGGGCGATCGCCGTATCCTGTTCCATGGCTGGAATTGGGCCCAGATTGAAGAAATGGCCTTGCCGCCTTGCCATCTGCTCTATCAGTTCCTGCCGAATGCGACCACCCGCGAAATCTCGCTTTGCCTGTACATCCGTTCCAATGATGTGGGTCTGGGCACGCCGTTCAATCTGACCGAAGGCGCGGCGCTGCTGCATCTGGTGGGCCGGCTGACCGGCTATACCCCGCGCTGGTTCACGTACTTCATTGGCGACGCGCACATTTACGAAAACCACCTGCCGATGTTGCGTGAGCAACTGACCCGCGAGCCCTACGAGTCGCCCAAGCTGGTGCTGTCCGACCGCATCCCAGACTTCGCTGTGACAGGCCGGTACGAGCCCGAGTGGCTGGAAAAAGTGGAGCCCAGCGATTTCTCTCTGTCTGGCTACACCCATCACGCGCCGCTGACGGCGGCCATGGCCGTGTAA
- a CDS encoding glycosyltransferase family 4 protein produces MSVAESGRAPRVLLFIHSLHGGGAERVAADLSAHWAGMGRDVMVVTQASAEGDVYALHPNVRREVLHTAGEGGGLRGIWSNVQRVRALRRVVKAFRPDIVLGMMTTASVLSVLACTGLSCRVIATEHTHPPSQTLSGLWQRLRRLTYPRAARVVALTRGTADWIEQHVPGSRLAVIPNPVHWPLPRAEPILTPVSGDGRKRLLAVGRLHADKGFDLLIQAYALLAESHPGWDLVILGEGNERAALEAQVEQAGLASRISMPGRAGNVGDWYQSADLYVLTSRFEGLSNTLLESMASGLAAVSFDCDTGPREIVREGIDGVLVRPNGDVSALSKAMAAVMENDSGRQRMAQAATDVRDRFSAARVLQKWQELFDGVRAQGR; encoded by the coding sequence ATGTCCGTAGCCGAGTCCGGCCGAGCGCCGCGTGTCCTGCTGTTTATCCATTCGCTGCATGGTGGCGGCGCTGAACGCGTCGCGGCCGACTTGAGTGCGCATTGGGCTGGTATGGGCCGCGACGTGATGGTTGTCACGCAGGCCAGCGCCGAAGGCGACGTCTATGCGTTGCACCCGAACGTGCGCCGCGAAGTGCTGCATACGGCAGGAGAGGGCGGCGGTTTGCGGGGCATCTGGAGCAATGTGCAGCGTGTGCGCGCCTTGCGCCGGGTGGTCAAGGCGTTTCGCCCCGACATCGTGCTGGGCATGATGACGACAGCGTCCGTGCTGTCTGTGCTGGCTTGCACGGGCCTGTCCTGCCGCGTCATCGCGACCGAGCATACGCATCCGCCGTCACAGACCCTGTCGGGCTTGTGGCAGCGTTTGCGCCGTCTTACCTATCCCCGCGCCGCGCGTGTCGTGGCGCTGACCCGCGGCACAGCTGATTGGATCGAACAGCATGTGCCTGGTTCGCGCCTGGCTGTTATCCCCAACCCGGTGCACTGGCCGTTGCCGCGCGCGGAACCCATCTTGACGCCGGTATCCGGTGATGGCCGCAAACGTTTGTTGGCGGTTGGCCGTCTGCATGCAGACAAGGGGTTTGACCTGCTGATTCAGGCCTACGCGTTGCTGGCTGAATCGCATCCCGGCTGGGATCTGGTTATTCTGGGCGAAGGAAACGAGCGCGCCGCCTTGGAAGCGCAGGTGGAACAGGCAGGGCTGGCGTCACGTATATCGATGCCAGGCCGCGCCGGCAATGTCGGCGACTGGTATCAAAGCGCCGATCTGTATGTGCTGACCTCGCGTTTCGAGGGGCTGTCCAACACCTTGCTTGAATCCATGGCTAGCGGATTGGCCGCCGTATCTTTTGACTGCGACACAGGCCCGCGCGAAATCGTGCGCGAGGGAATTGACGGTGTGCTGGTGCGGCCCAATGGCGATGTGTCTGCCTTGAGCAAGGCGATGGCCGCCGTCATGGAAAACGATAGCGGCCGTCAGCGGATGGCGCAGGCGGCAACCGACGTGCGCGACCGTTTTTCGGCTGCGCGCGTGCTGCAAAAGTGGCAAGAACTTTTTGACGGTGTGCGTGCCCAGGGCCGATAG